The genomic DNA CGCCGATGAGCGCGTCTCCTACTGGTGTCCCGGCTGCCAGACCGGCCCCGTGCCCGGCGCGCCCTGACGCGCCGGCCCTACCGTTCCGGGGGCCGCGGCGCCCTCAGCCCTCGCGGCCGCCTCCGCCGTCCGGCCGGCGCGGTGCCCCGCGGCCGAGGGCCCGGACCACGTCCCACACGAGGTTCCGCAGCGCCTCCGGTACCGAGTCGCACACCGCGGTACGCCACCGGGAGCACCGCCCGACGGGCCGTCCCGGCCGGGGCGCGGCGGCGACGTGCACCGGAAGCAGGCTGAGCCCCCAGCCGCTCGCCGCCGCGGCCCCCTCGACCAGCCCGGCGCGGTCGGGCACGAGTGCCAGACGCAGCACCGCCCACCACCACAGCCCACCCAGTACGAGCGCCGACGCCAACGCCGGCAGCGGGACTCGTCGCCGCACCATGCCGCCTCCTCCGGTCGACGCCGGACCGGCCGGTCACCGGGCGGCAGGACACGCCGGAGCAGCCGTCGGCGCGTCCTTCCGCCCCCGCCCCACGTCGCTCCCCGGCCCCGGCGGGCCCCCGGGTCCGTCGGGCCCGGGGGGTCGTGGGCGCGGGAAGGGAAGCCGTCAGACGTTCTCCGCCTGGAACATCCACGCGTGCTTCTCGAGATCGGCGGTCAGCCCGATGAGCAGGTCCTGGGTGACCGGGTCCGGCTCGTCGGTCGCCGTGACGCGCTCGCGCATCCGCTGGATGACCGCGACGAGCGCGTCCACCATGATCCCCACCGCGTCCCGGTCCTGGATCCATCCGGTCGGCACCTCGCCGATGGCGCTGCCGGCCGCGACGGTCGCGGCGCGTCCGTCCGGGTTGACGCCGATGGCCGAGGCGCGCTCCGCCACCACGTCGGAGTGGGTCCGGGCGGTGGTCACGACATCGTCGAGCTGCAGGTGTATGGACCGGAAGCGCGGCCCGACCACGTTCCAGTGGACCTGCTTGGCCACCAGCGACAGGTCGATCAGGTCCACGAGGGCACCCTGCAGGGCCTCACCGACCACCTTGAGATCGGCGTCGGACAGCGAGCTCTTGACGACAGCCATGCGAATCCTCCATTCCGTGCGCACGCTTCACCATGGCACACAGCAGGCAAAACAGGCATTCGACCAAAAGCGAAAGCCCCGGTCGGCACCTCGGGTACCCGGCCGGGGCTCAGCCCAAAACGTCGATCCCACCGCTCCGCGCCGGACGGGGCGCGGAACCGGAGAAAATCACGCGGCGACGACGTCCACCGCCTCCGCCGGCGCCTTGATGGTCACCCGCTCCGCCGGCACGCCCGCCACCGACGTCACGGACACGGAATTGAGCATCGGGCGCACTGGCGCGGGCACCGGCTCGCTCGCCGCTGCCGATTCCGCCAGCTCCGCCAGCGACAGCTCGTCGCTCACTTCCCGCATGAGCTCGGACATCCGTACGTCCAGCGCGTCGCAGATCGCGGAGAGCAGCTCGGAGGAAGCCTCCTTCTGCCCCCGCTCCACCTCGGAGAGATAGCCGAGCGATACTCGGGCGGACGAGGAGACTTCGCGCAGAGTACGGCCCTGACGCTGGCGCTGCCGACGCAGCACGTCACCCAGCAGGCGACGGAGCAGAATCATCGGTGGCTCCCTCCTCGGACCGCGTAGCCGCATCCTTCACGCCCCACCGTACCGCCTCGCGCTGCGGCCGTGCGGGGAGCGATGTCGTGTTCACTCAGGGCTGCAAACATCCATCCCCCCCGTTCTGTTCCGTATCCTTTGCCCGCGCATTCCCCGAGAGTTCGTCCGCGAGCAGTTCCAGCACGTTCCGTACGCTCCCCCTACGGATTTCCGCGCGGTCGCCGTTCAACCGCAGCGCGGCCACCGTTCCCTCCTCCGCGGCGCCGCCGGGCGGCCCGCACACCGCCACGTAGACCGTCCCCACCGGCCGGCCGTCCTGCGGGTCGGGGCCCGCGACCCCGGTCGTCGCGACGCCCCACCCGGCGCCCAGCCGGCTCCGCACACCCCGTGCCATCTGCAGTGCGACCTCCGCGTCGACCGCGCCGCGCCGCTCCAGCAGATCGCCGTCGACGCCCAGCAGGTCCCGCTTCAGCGGCGTGGCGTACGCCGTGACGGACCCCCGGAACACCCGGGAGGCACCGGGCACGGACGTCAGCTCGGCGGCGACCAGACCACCCGTGAGCGACTCCGCCACGGCGAGCGTCTGGCCGCGTTCGGCGAGCAGCCG from Streptomyces sp. MRC013 includes the following:
- a CDS encoding DNA starvation/stationary phase protection protein, whose protein sequence is MAVVKSSLSDADLKVVGEALQGALVDLIDLSLVAKQVHWNVVGPRFRSIHLQLDDVVTTARTHSDVVAERASAIGVNPDGRAATVAAGSAIGEVPTGWIQDRDAVGIMVDALVAVIQRMRERVTATDEPDPVTQDLLIGLTADLEKHAWMFQAENV
- a CDS encoding helix-turn-helix transcriptional regulator, with the translated sequence MILLRRLLGDVLRRQRQRQGRTLREVSSSARVSLGYLSEVERGQKEASSELLSAICDALDVRMSELMREVSDELSLAELAESAAASEPVPAPVRPMLNSVSVTSVAGVPAERVTIKAPAEAVDVVAA
- a CDS encoding CinA family protein, coding for MLRLLAERGQTLAVAESLTGGLVAAELTSVPGASRVFRGSVTAYATPLKRDLLGVDGDLLERRGAVDAEVALQMARGVRSRLGAGWGVATTGVAGPDPQDGRPVGTVYVAVCGPPGGAAEEGTVAALRLNGDRAEIRRGSVRNVLELLADELSGNARAKDTEQNGGDGCLQP